The following are encoded together in the Phaseolus vulgaris cultivar G19833 chromosome 9, P. vulgaris v2.0, whole genome shotgun sequence genome:
- the LOC137821102 gene encoding tRNA-aminoacylation cofactor arc1: MASVDSRKKSVVLALCKYLSLDPSVVPAESLDSDIKSLYLKIKAENGHGDNHSDEVLKWVAFAEAFPVANDACLENLKRLNDELSGKSVLLGNGLKPSEADVIVYSVVHSSLVNLSDTNKEKLPHVLRWIDYIQHKQEFVGLFEKISLQKPGFEPPVTKPVGVVEADLKSKTEQSIKNVNKSEIELCKDKNKTEGKATGRKSTGDKEPTKAKAKPAEKEVAEKENEVSVSLLNIQVGLICKAWKHPSADSLLVEEIDVGEAKLRQVVSGLAKYFSPEELTNRRVVLITNVKPGKLRDVVSEGLVLCASNEGPTVVEPLLPPEGAKIGERISFSGIDGKPEDVLNPKKKQLEKITPHLFTDDKGVATFKGIPFMTSGGPCTSSIPRATIK; this comes from the exons ATGGCTTCCGTTGATAGTAGAAAGAAATCAGTGGTTTTGGCTCTTTGCAAGTACCTTTCATTGGATCCC AGTGTTGTTCCGGCTGAAAGTTTAGACAGTGATATTAAGAGTCTTTACTTGAAAATCAAAGCGGAAAATGGACACGGGGATAATCACTCTGATGAG GTGTTGAAGTGGGTAGCATTTGCAGAAGCCTTCCCTGTGGCCAATGATGCATGCTTAGAGAATCTCAAGAGATTAAACGATGAATTGTCTGGAAAGTCTGTACTTCTGGGCAATGGACTGAAACCCTCTGAAGCCGATGTTATAGTCTATTCAGTGGTTCATTCTTCCCTG GTCAACCTTTCAGATACAAACAAAGAAAAACTGCCACATGTGTTGAGATGGATTGATTATATCCAG CATAAGCAAGAATTTGTAGGTTTGTTTGAGAAGATATCGTTGCAGAAGCCTGGATTTGAGCCTCCG GTGACAAAACCTGTTGGAGTCGTGGAAGCTGATTTAAAATCAAAGACGGAGCAAAGCATAAAGAATGTCAACAAGTCAGAAATAGAATTATGCAAGGATAAAAACAAAACTGAG GGAAAGGCCActggaagaaagtcaacaggagACAAAGAACCCACCAAAGCGAAGGCAAAACCTGCTGAAAAAGAAGTAGCTGAGAAAGAGAATGAAGTTAGCGTCAGTTTGCTTAATATTCAAGTAGGATTAATTTGCAAAGCATGGAAGCATCCGTCTGCAGATAG TTTGCTAGTTGAGGAGATAGATGTTGGGGAGGCCAAATTGCGGCAGGTTGTCAGTGGTTTGGCAAAGTACTTCAGTCCTGAGGAGTTAACG AATCGTCGTGTTGTACTTATAACAAATGTCAAACCTGGAAAACTACGGGATGTGGTGTCTGAAGGTCTG GTATTATGTGCTTCGAATGAAGGACCAACTGTCGTGGAGCCCTTGCTCCCTCCAGAAGGAGCAAAAATTGGGGAACGAATTTCTTTTTCTGG GATTGATGGAAAGCCAGAGGATGTGCTAAACCCAAAAAAGAAACAGCTGGAGAAGATTACACCG CATCTTTTCACAGATGACAAGGGGGTGGCCACATTCAAGGGAATACCATTTATGACGTCTGGTGGACCATGCACATCATCCATTCCCAGAGCAACTATTAAATAG